The window AAAAATACGGTTCTGCAGAGGGTAACGGTATTTTGTTTGCCGACCTCGATGAGATTTGGTATATGGAAATTCCCTGCGGACATCATTGGGTTGCCGTAAGAATTCCCGATGACTGCTATGCCGTAGCTCCAAATCAGGTTTCAATCGAAAAAATCGATTTTAAAAAGCCCGATTATTATATGTGGTCAAAGGGTATCAAGGAATTTGTAAATGAGCATAAGCTGAATCCTGACAGGGATGGTTTTAACTTTAGACATATCTTTGGAACATCAAGCGAAAAAGACAGGGTTTACAACACTCCCAGAGCTTGGTTTGCTCAAAAATATCTTAATCCCGAAATAGAGCAATCTCCGGTATCCAACGATATTCCTTTTATCCAAAAAGCAAACCGTCTTATCTCGGTTGAAGATGTCGAATACATACTAAGCTCTCACTATAATGAAACGGAATTTGATCCTATCGGCATAGGCAATAGTGAGTTTAATAAAACACGCTTTAGAGGTATTTCTCTTTCACGTACAGCCGAATCCCATATTTTACAATTAAGACCTAAATCTCCAAAAAGGCTTGAAGGAATACAGTGGCTGGCACTCGGGACAACAGCATTTGTTCCGTATATTCCGTTTTTTACAAATATTTTGGATACTCCGACGGCCTATAAAAGAATGACCCGTATGGTTTCTACCGATAATGCTTACTGGTTATTTAAGCTAATCGGCCATTTTGTTGAAGCCCATTACTCCGCATTTAAGGATGATAATAATGCCTATCTTATCGAAATGCAAAGTTACGGAAGAGCCAGAGTAAAAGAGATTACCGACGCAGCGGCTAAAATACCTGCAAAATCTTTAAGCGAATTTTTAACTGAAGAAAACCGCAAAACAGCAGAGCATGTATTAAAAAGAACAAAAGAATATCTTTCCGATTTGATGTTGGAATCGTTTAAGTATTCAAAACTTTCATTTACAATGGATAAAAACCTTTAAAGGATGTCAAACCGTAAAATTAAAGCCCCAAGAATTTTCTTGGGGCTTTTGTTCTTTTGACTTATTCTCTAATTAGAACATTTAACTTGGATATTGAAGAACCTGTTTGAGATTCTACCTCTCTGGTTTTTACAATAGCCTGATCCAAGGTATTAATACTGTTCAGCATCTCTGAAATTTCAGAATTAACTTGCTCCGTCGCATCTAGAAGATTCTTAAAACTGTTTGAAATATCCGAACGCGTTCGGCTGATATTATCCTTCTCTTTTTGCACATTAGTAAACTCTTCTAAAAGAGTGTTCATAATCGAATCCATTTTCTCCGTTTGAGAGCTTACATCGGAAATGAAGCTTGAAATATTAGCCAGAATATTTTGAAAATCAAAAACTTTTTGATTTATATCGTCAAAGCTTTTTTGAAGTACTCCGGAAGCCTCTGCCGACTGCCGAATGGTATTATTTATTCGGCTTAATATCTTGCCGGTAGAATCCGCCTCCGATGCGGAGCCTTCTGCAAGTTTTCTTATCTCATCGGCAACAACGGCAAACCCCTTACCCGCATCACCCGCATGAGCCGCTTCTATAGCTGCATTCATTGCCAAAAGGTTGGTTTGTTCTGCCAAGGCTGTAATAAGCTGATTAGCTTCAAGAAGTACCTCGGAGCTTTGGTAGATATTTCCTATAATTGCAGTAACTTTTGCCAAATTATCCTTGCCTGTTTTGCTGGCATCTGAAAGCAAAGCAAAACCTTCATTTATTGTCTTAAATTTATCGGATAAATCATTCGTTAAATTATTAAGCCCTTTTATTTGTAAAACAGTATTTTCTACAGCCCTTGATTGATTTTCAATTCCTTGCGAAATATTCTCCAAAAATAAATTAAGGCTGTCTGTAGCGGTTTGAGTTCCTCTTAATTCTCCATCTTGTACCGTAATTTCTTGTCTTACAGACTCGGCATATCCGGAAAGTTTTTTCATTGCATCTTCAGCTATGTCCATATTTTCCGCTAGAGTAACTTCATGTTGTTTTAGTTCACCGCTTGTATTTTTTATTTCATCAAATAACAAACCTTTTTGCTTATTCGAGGCAATGAGCATAGAGCTGAGTTCTTCAGCTTTTTTAGTTTCAAGATAATTTCTCCAAGCAAGACAAAAAGCTTGGGCGAACAAGAATCCCGAAAATCCGAAAGGCAAAAGGTTTCCTACATTAGAAAGCATCATACTGTAAAGAACATCGTTTATCGATGAAATGACTAAAAACAGAACACCGACAAAAATCGGAATACTCCCTACCCTCTTCCTGATTAAAAGTTTTATCACAAAATAAAAAGCATAAAAAACCTCTGCAAGAATGACTATTTGGTGATATGTAATCAATTTTCCGTAAATGTATGCAGGTGTAACTAAGATAAACAGAAAATAGGCAAGAGCTTCTATCGATATGATTTTATAGATAATACCGTTCGTATCATCTTTATAAAGAGATCTAAAATATGTGAATATAAAAAATCCTACAGATGCAAAAGTAAGATAATCCAACTTTGTGATGAGCTCCCACGAGGCTGAAGGGAAGATATACTTGAATGCATATCCTAGCACAAGATTTCTAAGTACAACAACTAAAGTAAAAAATATAAAAAA of the Treponema denticola ATCC 35405 genome contains:
- a CDS encoding C69 family dipeptidase encodes the protein MNNVKSFSAHTDCTTVLVGKKASIDGSILIARNEDFHLAISPKIFVLEKAVNEANRIYKSKNTGVEIPLPAKAYRYTSVPQAYPNDKENQGVYGEAGINEKNVALSSTESVYGNAKVLAYDPLVKNGIAEDAINDIVLPFINSAREGVSYLGKLIEKYGSAEGNGILFADLDEIWYMEIPCGHHWVAVRIPDDCYAVAPNQVSIEKIDFKKPDYYMWSKGIKEFVNEHKLNPDRDGFNFRHIFGTSSEKDRVYNTPRAWFAQKYLNPEIEQSPVSNDIPFIQKANRLISVEDVEYILSSHYNETEFDPIGIGNSEFNKTRFRGISLSRTAESHILQLRPKSPKRLEGIQWLALGTTAFVPYIPFFTNILDTPTAYKRMTRMVSTDNAYWLFKLIGHFVEAHYSAFKDDNNAYLIEMQSYGRARVKEITDAAAKIPAKSLSEFLTEENRKTAEHVLKRTKEYLSDLMLESFKYSKLSFTMDKNL
- a CDS encoding methyl-accepting chemotaxis protein; translated protein: MKFKMCKILLQYRNKTLRDLKNKEKKPIKFFAALCLFLSIGLSCFSEEIKRGILDLRNADFRSSPILTLNGETGFYNNKFVFSKEDIEKAEVFIQCPMDWNKAVLSDGTKLSNLGSGTYTFKILLPQKAPKLTLKTASPVSAWAFFVDGEEVMRAGNPASSKENSKTGMDDIIYDIPHGRTEIYIAIQVSNFAHSRGGIYHPISIGTKEAMEKSILDKRFVDIFVFGFCIAIIFYHLALFIFHPKNKSLLFFIFFTLVVVLRNLVLGYAFKYIFPSASWELITKLDYLTFASVGFFIFTYFRSLYKDDTNGIIYKIISIEALAYFLFILVTPAYIYGKLITYHQIVILAEVFYAFYFVIKLLIRKRVGSIPIFVGVLFLVISSINDVLYSMMLSNVGNLLPFGFSGFLFAQAFCLAWRNYLETKKAEELSSMLIASNKQKGLLFDEIKNTSGELKQHEVTLAENMDIAEDAMKKLSGYAESVRQEITVQDGELRGTQTATDSLNLFLENISQGIENQSRAVENTVLQIKGLNNLTNDLSDKFKTINEGFALLSDASKTGKDNLAKVTAIIGNIYQSSEVLLEANQLITALAEQTNLLAMNAAIEAAHAGDAGKGFAVVADEIRKLAEGSASEADSTGKILSRINNTIRQSAEASGVLQKSFDDINQKVFDFQNILANISSFISDVSSQTEKMDSIMNTLLEEFTNVQKEKDNISRTRSDISNSFKNLLDATEQVNSEISEMLNSINTLDQAIVKTREVESQTGSSISKLNVLIRE